The sequence TTGGATTCTGATTATGATATTATCGTAAAAATTGACGGCGATTTAATTTTTCCACCTAATTATTTCGAAACCATAATCAAACATTTCGAATCAGATTCTAGAATTGGAATGGTTGGCGGATTCTGCTATATTGATAAAAACGGCGAATGGGTTTTAGAAAACTTAACCGATAAAGATCACATTCGTGGCGCTTTAAAAGCATATCGTAAAGAAACTTTTAAGCAAATTGGCGGTTTAAAACCAGCAATGGGTTGGGATACTGTTGATGAATTATTGTGCAAGTATTACGATTGGAAAATAGTTACCGACCAATCTTTGCATGTAAAACATCTAAAACCAACTGGTGCAAACTACAATAAAACAGCTCGTTACAAACAAGGCGAAGCCTTTTACACTTTAGGTTATGGTTTTTGGATTACGGCAATTGCTTCGGCAAAATTGGCGATGATGAAGAAAAAACCATTTCTATTTTTAGATTACATTAAAGGATTTATGAAAGCTAAAAGCGCCAAAACTCCTTTACTAGTAACTCCTGAACAAGCTAAGTTTATTAGAAATTATCGTTTGCAAAAAATGAAAAAAAAGTTAATTTGATTCGGAAACGTGCCGAAAACTCTTAACTCATAACTCAAAACTCATAACTTCTTTTTACCTTAGCCAATATTTAAAACTTATGATGCTAATTCGTTATTTATCCCAAATAGGAAAATATTTTTTAATGCTGAAAGAAATTTTCAATAAACAGACCAAATGGCCTGTTATGAGAAATTTAATTTTCAAAGAAATAGACGATTTGATTATTGATTCACTTGGAATTGTCTGCTTTATCTCTTTCTTCATTGGAGGAGTTGTTGCCATCCAAACGGCATTAAACTTAACTAACCCATTGATTCCAAAATATTTAATTGGTTTTGCTACACGTCAATCTGTAGTTTTGGAGTTTGCTCCTACTTTTATTTCGGTAATTATGGCCGGAAAAATGGGTTCTTATATTACTTCAAGTATCGGAACAATGCGTGTTACAGAGCAGATTGATGCTTTAGAAGTTATGGGAGTTAACTCAGTGAATTATCTTGTTTTCCCCAAAATTATCGCTTTATTAATGTATCCTTTCGTAATTGGGATTAGTATGTTTTTGGGAATTTTTGGAGGATGGCTTGCTTGTGCTTACGGCGGATTTTCAACAGGTGCCGATTTTATTATGGGAGCTCAAAAAGATTTCATTCCCTTTCATATCACATATGCTTTTATCAAAACTTTAATCTTTGCGATGTTATTGGCAACAATTCCATCTTTTCATGGTTATTATATGAAAGGTGGTGCATTAGAAGTGGGTAAAGCAAGTACAACATCGTTTGTATGGACATCTGTAACCATCATTCTTCTAAATTATATATTAACTCAATTATTACTAGGATAATGATAGAAGTAAAAAATATAGAAAAATCATTTGGCGACAGCAAAGTTTTAAAAGGTGTTTCGACAGTATTTGAAACTGGAAAAACCAACTTGATTATTGGACAAAGTGGATCTGGAAAAACAGTTTTATTAAAAACATTATTAGGTATTCACACACCAGATTCAGGAACAATTGAATTTGACGGAAGAGTTTATTCTGATTTAGACAAAGACGAAAAACGTGAGTTAAGAACCGAAATCGGAATGGTATTTCAAGGTTCTGCATTATTTGACTCGATGACCGTTGAAGAAAATGTGGCTTTCCCACTAAGAATGTTCACTAACAAAAACAAAGCTCAAATTCAAGAACGTGTTGATTTCGTTTTAGAAAGAGTAAATCTAATCGATGCGCATAAAAAATTACCTTCTGAAATTTCCGGTGGAATGCAGAAACGTGTTGCCATTGCACGCGCTATTGTAAACAATCCGAAATATTTATTTTGCGATGAGCCAAACTCTGGCCTAGATCCAAATACTTCAACTTTGATCGATAACCTAATCCAAGAAATCACTAGAGAATACAACATTACAACCGTTATCAACACACACGACATGAACTCTGTAATGGAAATTGGTGAAAATATCGTTTTCCTGAAAAAGGGGTTAAAAGCATGGCAAGGAAATAAAGAAGAAATCTTTAGAACTGACAATAAAGATATTGTGAAGTTTGTTTATTCTTCTAACTTGTTTAAGAAAGTACGAGAAGCTTATTTAAAGGGATAAATCTCCCTAAAATCCAAAATATAAAAATCCCAAATTCCAATTTAGAAAAACTTGGAATTTGGGATTTTTTCATTTTTTCTTGTTACTTTATATCTTTAAAATCTGTTTCTAAAACTGTTACTGTTTGATATGTTATTTCTTCTACATTACTTGCAGGAAACTCATATGACGCTACCTGCCTAATTCCATTTTTCATCCTCGACAAAGTAACTTTTTCCTTATTGTATCGCTGTATATATATGGTTTGCTTAAAAGTCACATTTGCAGTCAGATCAATTAGATTAAGGGCGTTTGTAAAATCGTGCCTAATTTGAATAGGAAAAGTTTCAATATTGTTTAGCATAAATGTTATTTGACATGGGTACAATCGAATTAAATCATTGGTATTAAACTCAAATTGTTTACCAATAAATGTCATATCATTTGCACTTTCTGTAATACGAGCTTTCAATTCTGAAAATATAACTGGAGATTCATGTGGTTTTACTTCTTTACCTATAACCAAATCATAAAAATTTCCTTTACCACTTGTTTTAAAGGTAAAATTATAATCTCCATTAGTATCCGTATGAGTCGAATCAGCCCATTTCACAAACTCATAATCATTATAGGACATGATGTAAGAGCCAGTAGCGGCCACTTTATACTCTCCAACTTTGACAATTAAATTTGAAATCGGAACGTCGTGATCATCTGTAACTTTGCCGTAAACTTTGGTTTCAATTCCTGATTGAATTAATACAGGATCTTTATCACAAGATGCCAATGTAAACAACAAGACTAAAAGCAATATTTTTCTCATAAAAATCGTTTTATCAAAAATGCAAAATTTATTTTAACACACAAAGCGGTACATATTAAATATTTGTAAACGAACAAATTAAAAAAAATCCAAATTCCAATCTTGCATAAAATTGGAATTTGGAATTTTCTATTTTGAAATATTTAACCCTTAATCAATCAGCTCAACTTCAGCATTTGGATTAAAAAGATAGGTTTTGCCTGAGCTTATTTCGATACATTCAAAACGTTTTGTACGGACAGCTAATTTCTTAAAAACTTTACCATTTTTAATTCGGAAAACGCTTCCGTATGGAATTTCGAAAATATAATTTTTGTCACTATTTGCGTCATATTGTTTTAATGCCAATGATAATGTCGTATCAGTATCACTACTCGCAGAAGGATTTTTAAAATGTCTTGCCAACAAAGGCAAAATTTGACTCGGAAATATCTCTGGACGAATAAACGGAACCATCAAACGTTGAAAAGTGTATTTCCACTCATTGCCATGTGGTTTTATATTTCTTCCGAATTTTTCGAATGCAACCAAATGCGAAATTTCATGAATGAGCGTAATTAAAAAACGGTATTTATTCAAACTTGCATTGACCGTGATTTCATGTTTTCCACTCGGTCCTCTTCGATAATCTCCATGACGCGTCTGACGTTCATTTACGATTTTCAAGTGCACCTGATTGGAAACAATCAAATCAAAAACAGGCTTTACTGCGTGTTCGGGAATGTATTTTGCTAAAGTTTCGCTCAATGTAATTATGAATTATGAATTTTGAGTTATGAGTTTTTTCTTTGACGTTATAATTATGCTTTTTATGATTTTTAGTACCTCCTCACACTGATTATGCATTGATTCAAATTAAGGTTTAGAAATATAATTCGTTGCTATTAATATTTCTAACCAATACATTGATTCATCACACTCCTTTTGAGAAATTGATAACTTATGAATAAAATCAGCTTTGCTTTGAGCATTCACAGCTTCCCTAACATTTGCACCAACTGAAGTAATTGAACGCAAAAACTGCTTACTCATTACAAATTCCTTCTTTTCAGAAATCAACCATTTATAAAAATTAACTCCTCTTATAGCTAATTCAAAACTTTTGGTTTTCACAATACTTTCACTCATAATTCAAAACTCATAATTCATAATTAATTACGGATTCGTAGAAGAAACCTCTAATACTTTTCCGTTAAAATATTTATTTCCGTTAAGCGTAAAATCATAAATATAAGTTGCCATTCCTTCTGCAGAAATTGGCGCTTGATAACCTGGGAAAGCTTCGTTCAGCATTTCGGTTTGAACAGATCCTAACGCCAGAACATTAAACGAAATTCCCTTTTCTTTATATTCTTCGGCTAATAATTCGGTTAAAGTGATTACAGCGCCTTTACTAGAACTGTAAGCTGCCAAACCAGCAAATTTCAAACTTCCTCTTACACCGCCAATCGAACTAATGGTTACAACGTGACTTCCCTTTTGCAAATAAGGCAAACAAATTCTGGTCAGATTTGCAACGGCAAAAACATTCACTTTGTAAATATTTTCAAAATCAGTCTGAGTAGTTTCTGCAAAAGGCTTCCAAATCAATGCTCCGGCGTTATGAACAACAGCATCTACTTTTTTCCATGTTGATGAAAGAAAACTTTCTACTTCAGCCAAAGCACTTTCGTCAGCCAAATCAATTGAAAGACAAGTAACATTTTGATGCTCTAATAAAGATTGCGGTATTTTTCTGGAAATCGCTAAAACTTGATTTCCTGCATTGGCAAATTGTAATGCCAATTCATATCCAATTCCTCGGCTGGTTCCTGTAACGATAATATTTTTCATGTTGCAAAAATAAACAAAACCAATAAAAAGCTATGTTATTAATTCATTGTAATTTCTTCCGTTGGAGTAATCGTGATTTGAGTTACCGCTGGCAATAATTCTTGCACAAATGCAGTAATATGCGGAATATTCATTACTTTGAATTCATCTGAAACATGGTGATAAAATTCAAAATTTTCAAAGTCGAAAGTGCTTATCGATTGGCAAGGTTTTCCAAAGGCTTCAAAAAATGAATAATTATCAGATCTGTAAAATAATTTATATTCTGCTTCCTTCGGCAAGAAGCCAATGG comes from Flavobacterium sp. KACC 22761 and encodes:
- a CDS encoding four helix bundle protein codes for the protein MSESIVKTKSFELAIRGVNFYKWLISEKKEFVMSKQFLRSITSVGANVREAVNAQSKADFIHKLSISQKECDESMYWLEILIATNYISKP
- a CDS encoding ABC transporter ATP-binding protein, with protein sequence MIEVKNIEKSFGDSKVLKGVSTVFETGKTNLIIGQSGSGKTVLLKTLLGIHTPDSGTIEFDGRVYSDLDKDEKRELRTEIGMVFQGSALFDSMTVEENVAFPLRMFTNKNKAQIQERVDFVLERVNLIDAHKKLPSEISGGMQKRVAIARAIVNNPKYLFCDEPNSGLDPNTSTLIDNLIQEITREYNITTVINTHDMNSVMEIGENIVFLKKGLKAWQGNKEEIFRTDNKDIVKFVYSSNLFKKVREAYLKG
- a CDS encoding ABC transporter permease, giving the protein MMLIRYLSQIGKYFLMLKEIFNKQTKWPVMRNLIFKEIDDLIIDSLGIVCFISFFIGGVVAIQTALNLTNPLIPKYLIGFATRQSVVLEFAPTFISVIMAGKMGSYITSSIGTMRVTEQIDALEVMGVNSVNYLVFPKIIALLMYPFVIGISMFLGIFGGWLACAYGGFSTGADFIMGAQKDFIPFHITYAFIKTLIFAMLLATIPSFHGYYMKGGALEVGKASTTSFVWTSVTIILLNYILTQLLLG
- a CDS encoding SprT-like domain-containing protein; translation: MSETLAKYIPEHAVKPVFDLIVSNQVHLKIVNERQTRHGDYRRGPSGKHEITVNASLNKYRFLITLIHEISHLVAFEKFGRNIKPHGNEWKYTFQRLMVPFIRPEIFPSQILPLLARHFKNPSASSDTDTTLSLALKQYDANSDKNYIFEIPYGSVFRIKNGKVFKKLAVRTKRFECIEISSGKTYLFNPNAEVELID
- a CDS encoding glycosyltransferase family 2 protein; this translates as MKYYIVIPAHNEQDLIGLTLQSLVTQTVLPSKVVVVNDNSTDKTEEVILGFAKENPYISVVNKTSDAIHLPGSKVIQAFQKGFETLDSDYDIIVKIDGDLIFPPNYFETIIKHFESDSRIGMVGGFCYIDKNGEWVLENLTDKDHIRGALKAYRKETFKQIGGLKPAMGWDTVDELLCKYYDWKIVTDQSLHVKHLKPTGANYNKTARYKQGEAFYTLGYGFWITAIASAKLAMMKKKPFLFLDYIKGFMKAKSAKTPLLVTPEQAKFIRNYRLQKMKKKLI
- a CDS encoding SDR family NAD(P)-dependent oxidoreductase; translation: MKNIIVTGTSRGIGYELALQFANAGNQVLAISRKIPQSLLEHQNVTCLSIDLADESALAEVESFLSSTWKKVDAVVHNAGALIWKPFAETTQTDFENIYKVNVFAVANLTRICLPYLQKGSHVVTISSIGGVRGSLKFAGLAAYSSSKGAVITLTELLAEEYKEKGISFNVLALGSVQTEMLNEAFPGYQAPISAEGMATYIYDFTLNGNKYFNGKVLEVSSTNP